A single window of Lynx canadensis isolate LIC74 chromosome C2, mLynCan4.pri.v2, whole genome shotgun sequence DNA harbors:
- the LOC115524230 gene encoding LOW QUALITY PROTEIN: proline-rich protein 23A-like (The sequence of the model RefSeq protein was modified relative to this genomic sequence to represent the inferred CDS: inserted 4 bases in 3 codons) → MGSRPXSPSAYPAPCFGPSTGGPGPXKRRRTEELAGLEGLEGPPAAGALTSVVVLATGCALQMSLDDVDLVLEPEPTSVLQVSVGELTLLLVPEALLRSGEQGHSLVGLEPGAFLGAPGHDVAVKQGFFRASVAQMDAQEEVYEEDADPAFLHPRMDPAAGSVAGLRPCAGSVANPYPVGQVPEPRSWAPTPSPERRSSFRYFNLDVHLLEPFPNSPLQPLPPSPSPGPHARPQRPPGPSRKXRRRLFQE, encoded by the exons ATGGGCAgccggcc cagccccagcgccTACCCTGCGCCCTGTTTCGGACCGTCGACCGGAGGACCCGGCC CCAAGCGCAGACGAACCGAGGAGCTTGCTGGCCTGGAAGGCCTGGAGGGGCCCCCGGCCGCCGGCGCCCTCACCTCCGTGGTGGTCCTGGCCACGGGATGTGCCCTGCAGATGTCCCTGGACGACGTCGACCTGGTGCTGGAGCCCGAGCCCACGTCGGTCCTGCAAGTGTCTGTCGGAGAGCTCACCCTGCTGCTGGTTCCCGAGGCCCTCCTGCGCTCAGGAGAGCAGGGCCACTCGCTTGTCGGCCTGGAACCCGGCGCTTTCCTGGGAGCGCCTGGGCACGACGTCGCCGTCAAGCAAGGATTCTTCCGCGCATCTGTCGCACAGATGGACGCCCAAGAAGAGGTCTACGAGGAAGACGCGGACCCCGCGTTCCTGCACCCTCGGATGGACCCTGCAGCCGGCTCCGTCGCTGGGCTCCGCCCCTGCGCGGGAAGCGTGGCCAACCCCTACCCTGTGGGCCAGGTACCAGAGCCCCGGTCTTGGGCCCCCACTCCTAGTCCAGAGAGACGCTCTTCTTTCCGCTACTTCAACCTGGACGTCCACCTTCTGGAGCCCTTCCCCAACTCGCCACTCCAACCTCTACCTCCCTCTCCGAGTCCAGGTCCCCACGCGCGCCCCCAGCGCCCTCCGGGTCCTTCTCGCA GCCGGAGACGCCTGTTCCAGGAATGA